TCCTCGATGAGGGGCAGGCCGTGGTTGTGGTTGTCGACGTGCCGCGTTTCGGCGGCAAAGCTCTCGGCTCCCTCGAACAGTTCCGCTTCGTATGCTTCCCGTTGTTTCCGGAAGACATCCACTTTGGCGTAGGGGAAATATCCGATCAACCCCTTGAAATCCTTTTTCCGCCAGAGCGTTTTCAGTTTCTTTTCGCCGGCGGCGAAACCGGAAAAATCCACCGGATCCTCGGTGACGACCCGGAATCTCCATTCGGGAAGTTCCCGCATCAGCCGGTTGACGTAATAGATCTGGAACCGCTCGGTTGCGGTGGTCAGGATGATTATTTTCCCGGCCATGGCTCTACCGGCGCCCCCGGGGATGGGGGTGTTCTCGGACAAGAAGGGCCGGCTTCCCGTTTTCGAGCCCGAGGGGGGACGACCGCGGGGGTTAAATCAGATAAGGGCACTGTCCGCCTTTCTTCATGAATTCGCAGTCCTTGTCGCAGGGCCGCATCTTGATGTTGACGATGCTTCCCGGAATGCTGGAGAGCATATCGGTTTCCAGCGCGGAAACCAGCTCGTACCCCTTCTTGAAATTGAGGTCCTCGGGGAGGACGAGTTCGAATTCGATGAACTTCATCCGCCCCGAAACCCGGCTCTTCAGTCCCCCGAAGTCGCAGTACTTGTCGCTGTGCCGGGCCAGCCACTTGAGCAGTTCCAGCTTGCTGCCCTCTTCGATGGTGGCGTCCAGGAGCTTGAAAAACGCCCCTTTGGCCATCGCGAAGGAAGGAACGGCGATGATGAGGCTGACCAGCAGGGTGGCGGCCGGATCGACATAGAGCTCCACCGTCGATATTCCCACCGCGCGCAGGATAATGGATACGAGGAAGGAGGCCGCGACGGTCATCGAGATGAACCCCTCCAACCGGTAGTGGACCCCTTCGGCGTGGATGGCCGGGGATCCGCTTTTCCGGGCCATCCTGAAGATGTAGTAGGCGCCCAGGAAATTGATGGAAAAGTTGACGACGCTGGATCCCAGCCCGATCCAGGGGAAGGTGATGTGGGTGGGGTGAAAGAGGTTGAGTATCGCCTGGAACGACATGGCCAGGGCGATCCCGATCAGAATCACCCCTTCCATCGCCTCGCAGACGTGCTCGATCTTGCTGTAGCCGTAATTATGGAACAGATCCTCGGGACGGTTCGAGAGCCTGATCGAGTAATAGAGGATGATCGAGACCACCAGGCCGACGCAGGTTATCCCCAGGTCCACGGCGATGGCCAGCGAATCCACCAGGAGCAGGGCCGTGAGCTTGATCGCGAACAGGACGATGTTCCCGGCCAGGCTCGCCCTCACGGCCCGCATCATATATTTTTCCTGCGGCGAAGACGTCATGTTCCGCTTCCTCGAAGCCCGTACCCGTCTTCGACGGTTACGGCGCCGGGCATGTTTCTCCTTGCAGGGCCGGGTCCAGGTAGTCGGGTTTGAAGATCAACAGGCCCAGCGCCATGCACTCGAGCCCGAACGGGAGGTAGCCGGCCAGCCCCAGGGCCGGCATCTCGAAGTACTTGAACCGGTAGATATAGGGGATCTCGTAAACCCACTTGGCGTAACTGTAGGAGTTCCACATCTCCCAGAAAAGACCGCAGAGGAGCGCCCCGGCGGCCGCCGAAACCACCAGCCGCCAATCCCCCCGGGCTACATCCGAGAAGACCTGGCGTTGCCCGAGGAGGGACTGGATGGCCGCCATGCTGACCACCGGGGATACCCAGAGGAGGGCGCAGAGCTGGTTGGGAAAGACGCCGAGCAGGGCGTAGGTTCCTCCCGTCACGACCAGGGCGGTGAACGCCCACACCCGGGGGCGTTTCGGCCGGATCGGGCGGAACTGCTTGAAAGGAGCTTCGAAACGGGGAAAGGTCCGCAGCAGGTGGCAGACGGAAAGGACGCCGGGGAGGACGGTCGAGAAGGCGACGGTGGCGAGGACGAAGTATTTCGCCGGGGTCATCCGGACGTGGATATACTGCCAATTCTGGACGTAGCGGTTGAGGTACTCGAAAAACCACCAGAACCCGGCGCCGAGCGGGAAAAGGAGGAGAAACCGTTTCGGGCGGTCGAGCATCAGGCAGCTTCCGGAACGGACGCAGCAGAGGGCGTTCACGACCAGAATAAACCCGATCCAGAGCGGCCCGAAAGCGGGGGGATGGTCGATCCGGATCCAGTTGGTACGGGCCCACTCCGCGTACCACCCGAAGATCAAGAGGACGATTCCCGTCCAGCCCCACCAGGGGAAACGGCACGGGGGCTTCCGTGCGTTTTCCGAGGGTTCTCCCCGCCAGGTCAGGAAACGGAAGACCAGCGGGCCGATGGCGAGAAGAATGACGGCGGCGTAAAAGACGAACCAGGCCCAGGAAAAGGGCGGGTGGGCGACGGGGTACTTCCCCCAGATGGTATCGGGGGGGATATGCAGATAGGGGCGGACCGGTTTGCCGGCCAGCCAGGTCCCGGCCAGGGGCAGCCCGACGAGCCAGAGGGCGAACGTCGACCAGAGGATAACGTGCTTGATCATGGCAACGAGATTATACGTGGGATGGCGCCGCGAAGCATCTCGATTCAAAGCGTTCTCCTCCGGCTCCCTGCGGTCGACTTCGAGCGTCGAACGTTCCGAATATTCCTCTGAAAATCCGCCCCGGGCGCTGGCGTAGTACCCGGAACGCTCGGTGCCATCGGGTCGGCCCTTATGGTTTATGAGCCGGACCGAAATCCCGGGATTCGGTCCGGCTCAATGAGCATGGGGTGACCGGCTACAAAACCTACCGCATGAATTCGTAAGCTCCCATATCCACCGCCTCCGTTCCATCGCTGTCGCCGTCCGCCAGCCGGTCGGAATTCCCGGCATCGTAGGGAGAATAGGTGAAACTCCAGATTATTTCGTGAGTAAAAACGGAAATCGACGTCATATGCGCGATCTCCGAAGTATCCCCGGTATCGATGCAGGGAGATGTCGAAAGCAGGGCGTATGGGTGGGTCCTGCGTCCACTGAAATTAGGGTTGGAATTTATATTGCCGGTTCCCCAGCAACTTCCATAATTATAAGTTACGCCCACCCCGAGGGCGAAAGCGGCATAACCACCTTCTACATCGCAATAATCGAAATATGGATCGCAATTATCGTCTTCGAGACGAACTTGATCGCCGCTTACGGTGGCGGAGTTGCCCCAGATAATATCATTGGCGAATATTGGATTCGACCACATGCTACAACTGATCCCGCCTCCGCTGGCGGCGCTGTTATAGGCGATCGTGTTATTGATAACCGTCGGGTCGGAAACATTCACGCAAGAAATCCCCCCGCCTTGTCTCCGCGCACTGTTCTGAGCTATGACATTGCCGACGATTATCGCGTCCGAGGAATCACAGTCGATCCCCCCGCCGTAGTGGCCTTCTGCCGTATTTCCCATGATCCGATTGTTCAGAATCAAGGCATCGCCGCAATAACAACAGATGCCCCCGCCAAAATCAGAAGCCCTATTGTTTGTTATTTCGTTATTGGTGATCAAGGTATCCGCGCAATTAAAACCGATAATCCCGCCACCGTATAAGGCCCT
This genomic window from bacterium contains:
- a CDS encoding right-handed parallel beta-helix repeat-containing protein encodes the protein MRVPTCLTGLIAVLTAIRLAAAAEIIVDGAGSGDYSTIQAGISAASDGDTILVYPGTYYETIDFAGKDITLMGDETNPELVIIDGGGSGPVITFDTATATASMISGFTIQAGSADMGAGIYGEGSGLTISNNIITDNAAVTDGGGIYCDLTDSTVSGNVITGNEAGDQGGGLYSESATLSISDNRIINNRANWGGGIYSKQGGDSIIDNLITNNFVAYAGGGICYNYYLPIIANNRISSNRALYGGGIIGFNCADTLITNNEITNNRASDFGGGICCYCGDALILNNRIMGNTAEGHYGGGIDCDSSDAIIVGNVIAQNSARRQGGGISCVNVSDPTVINNTIAYNSAASGGGISCSMWSNPIFANDIIWGNSATVSGDQVRLEDDNCDPYFDYCDVEGGYAAFALGVGVTYNYGSCWGTGNINSNPNFSGRRTHPYALLSTSPCIDTGDTSEIAHMTSISVFTHEIIWSFTYSPYDAGNSDRLADGDSDGTEAVDMGAYEFMR
- a CDS encoding cation diffusion facilitator family transporter, translating into MTSSPQEKYMMRAVRASLAGNIVLFAIKLTALLLVDSLAIAVDLGITCVGLVVSIILYYSIRLSNRPEDLFHNYGYSKIEHVCEAMEGVILIGIALAMSFQAILNLFHPTHITFPWIGLGSSVVNFSINFLGAYYIFRMARKSGSPAIHAEGVHYRLEGFISMTVAASFLVSIILRAVGISTVELYVDPAATLLVSLIIAVPSFAMAKGAFFKLLDATIEEGSKLELLKWLARHSDKYCDFGGLKSRVSGRMKFIEFELVLPEDLNFKKGYELVSALETDMLSSIPGSIVNIKMRPCDKDCEFMKKGGQCPYLI